In the genome of Amia ocellicauda isolate fAmiCal2 chromosome 3, fAmiCal2.hap1, whole genome shotgun sequence, one region contains:
- the LOC136730275 gene encoding solute carrier family 26 member 6-like, with translation MEAVQRSPGYSVEREVLDEQSLEEVAQRREKSPRTPLADRLKHSLRCSGCRLRRSVLRWVPVLSWLPRYSFRDSALGDLVSGVSVGIMHLPQGMAYALLASVPPVFGLYSSFYPVLVYFIFGTSRHISIGTFAVISLMVGSVTERLAPNENFFHNDTNGTEVLDLTTRDAYRVQVAAAVTILAGIFQVVLGLVQFGFVVTYLSNPLVRGYTTGAAVNVVISQLKYIFGLHSRRHSGPLSLVYTLIDVCWLLPQTNLGTLVVSVVSLVALIAVKELNVRLTRKLPLPIPVELIMIVAGTLVSSLASLQPQYGVEVVGEIPSGLQPPRAPDVSLFREVIGDASALAIVGYAISISLGKTFALKHGYKVDSSQELVALGLSNTVGGFFQCYSVSSSMSRSLIQESTGGKTQMASAVSAVIVLVTVLKLGSLFQSLPKAVLSAIVFVNLKGMFMQFLDICTLWRSSKIDLLVWVVTFVSTLLLNLDLGLAASIGFALLTVIFRTQLPRYYVLGQIPGTELYLDVETYAEAREILGITIFRSSATVYFANAELYLEALKKKSGIDISKLLTYKRKQAAKQQRREQREQRRARRHAKRAVRRLSLGSLGKWSWDIHSIILDLSTCNFLDTVAINTLKSIFTDFGEIDVGVYIAGCQACVVEQLECGDFFIPSLTKRHLFPSVHDAVLHCLQLHGTPTAPGYDCVLDMDCSTKL, from the exons ATGGAAGCGGTGCAGCGCAGCCCGGGCTACAGTGTGGAGCGGGAGGTTCTGGACGAGCAGAGCCTGGAGGAGGTGGCACAGCGCCGGGAGAAGAGCCCCCGCACCCCTCTGGCAGACAGGCTGAAACACTCGctgag GTGCTCTGGCTGCAGGCTGAGGCGCAGTGTGCTCCGCTGGGTCCCTGTCCTCTCCTGGCTGCCCCGATACTCCTTCAGGGACAGCGCCCTGGGGGACCTCGTCTCTGGGGTCAGCGTGGGCATCATGCACCTGCCACAGG GCATGGCCTACGCCCTGCTGGCCTCAGTGCCCCCCGTGTTCGGGCTGTACTCCTCCTTCTACCCCGTCCTGGTCTACTTCATCTTCGGGACATCCCGGCACATCTCCATAG GCACCTTTGCAGTCATCAGTCTCATGGTGGGCAGTGTGACTGAGCGCCTCGCTCCCAATGAGAACTTCTTCCACAATGATACCAACGGCACTGAGGTTCTGGACCTGACCACCAGGGACGCCTACAGGGTCCAGGTCGCCGCGGCGGTCACGATCCTAGCGGGGATATTCCAG gtggtGCTGGGTCTGGTGCAGTTCGGCTTCGTGGTGACCTACCTATCCAACCCGCTGGTCAGGGGCTACACCACCGGCGCTGCGGTCAATGTCGTCATCTCCCAACTCAAGTATATCTTTGGCCTCCACTCCCGGCGACACAGCGGCCCTCTTTCTCTGGTCTAT acACTGATAGATGTGTGCTGGCTGCTGCCCCAGACCAATCTGGGCACTCTGGTGGTCAGTGTGGTGTCCCTGGTGGCTCTGATCGCAGTGAAGGAGCTCAACGTCAGGCTGACCAGAAAGCTGCCGCTGCCCATTCCTGTAGAGCTGATCATG ATCGTAGCCGGGACGCTGGTCTCCAGTCTGGCCTCTCTGCAGCCCCAGTATGGGGTGGAGGTGGTGGGGGAGATTCCCAGTGG TCTGCAGCCCCCCCGCGCCCCGGACGTGTCCCTGTTCAGAGAGGTGATCGGAGACGCTTCCGCTCTGGCCATCGTTGGCTAtgccatctccatctctctgggAAAGACCTTTGCCCTCAAACACGGGTACAAGGTGGACAGCAGTCAG GAGCTGGTGGCTCTGGGCCTCAGTAACACAGTGGGGGGGTTCTTCCAGTGCTACTCCGTGAGCTCCTCGATGTCACGCAGCCTGATCCAGGAGAGCACGGGAGGAAAGACCCAG ATGGCCTCGGCGGTCTCTGCGGTGATCGTGCTCGTCACTGTGCTGAAGCTGGGCTCTCTGTTCCAGTCGCTGCCCAAG GCTGTGCTGTCTGCCATTGTCTTTGTCAACCTGAAGGGGATGTTCATGCAGTTCTTGGACATCTGCACTCTGTGGAGGAGCAGCAAAATCGACCTG CTGGTTTGGGTCGTGACCTTCGTATCCACACTGCTGCTGAACCTGGACCTGGGGCTGGCCGCCTCCATCGGCTTCGCTCTGCTCACCGTCATCTTCAGGACACAGCT GCCTCGCTACTACGTCCTAGGACAGATCCCGGGCACCGAGCTCTACCTGGATGTGGAGACGTACGCAGAG GCCAGGGAGATCCTGGGCATCACCATCTTCCGCTCCTCGGCCACAGTGTACTTCGCCAACGCAGAGCTGTACCTGGAGGCCCTGAAGAAAAAG agtgggattgaCATCAGCAAACTGCTGACCTACAAGAGGAAGCAGGCGGCCAAGCAGCAGCGCCGGGAGCAGCGGGAGCAGCGCAGAGCCAGGAGACACGCCAAGAGAGCGGTGAGACGCCTGTCCCTGGGCTCCCTGGGCAAGTGGAGCTGGGACATTCACTCCATCATCCTGGACCTCAGTACCTGCAACTTCCTGGACACTGTGGCCATCAACACACTGAAGAGC ATCTTCACCGACTTCGGGGAGATCGACGTGGGTGTGTACATCGCCGGCTGTCAGG CCTGTGTGGTGGAGCAGCTGGAGTGCGGAGACTTCTTCATTCCCAGCCTCACAAAGAGACACCTCTTCCCCTCTGTCCACGATGCTGTGCTGCACTGCCTGCAGCTCCACGGCACTCCCACCGCCCCTGGATACGACTGCGTACTG GATATGGACTGCAGTACCAAGCTGTAG